gaacctCGACCccagagctggagctgaaacTTCTTCATCACCTCTGACACCATCTAATGATGCTCATTTGCAATCTGACCTCCTGAACATTACCAGACTACTAGAGCATGTTAGGAACACTAACAACTTCCCCCTCACTAGTTTTCAGTGCGATGCTTCCCTTAAcgggcactatgtagttttgcagaGGATATtccaactcagaattttaatatatttttttatatttttccataactgaataaaccagctgttttcAGACGAAAATAAGGTTtgaactgtttgaagctagaaaggtggtagggtctgccaaatataaacaaagtgaaacggtatgaaattgtttattcagtttattcagtcatgtaaatgaagagagtttgtttatttagtttgttgaggcataaaaaaaaaatcagccaaggaagatctttctcttctgattaaaatttctgccccaaaactacatagtgcacctttaaggagtCATCCATTTTTGACAAAGTAACTCAGCTTTTAGATGTGCAACACTTGCACTTTAGTACACTGTGCACATTTTATGATATGGTATCCTACATGTAGAGGATTTTTTGcaagctagcttagcattatcTTAAAAGAGCcacaatgtttttaatgagcACATAAAGGCCAGAAACCTGCATCAGAGAACTAATTTGTCCAAgcagttgttttctcttccGTCAGCTCTAAAACTGcacagtgtaaatgagaaaaaataagaaaaagggGTAGTGAAAACATGATGTCTAGCATGTCAAATACCACATCCATGTCCTCAGTTAGTGTAGGAGAATTTAATCATGTTCAAGTGTGTTTGGTTAAGTTTGAAGGGTACAGTTTGTTCTCTCCTGATTTGAAAGCAGATGCAGAATAGCAGGAGGTGGTGCTTGAGCATGCAAGCTTGTGCATTGATGCAAATACTGTCAATGCACAGGCACCTACACATATGATAgtgtgcagaaacacacacttcagcCAAATCTCTCCAGTTGATCACCATCATCTCgtcttttattctgaaacatGTTAAACATCTGCACTTGCTATCAGCTACATACTTGATGAAATGCCGACTGAATAATGCTGCCAAGACAAAATACGACCTGAAAGCTTTGGCCTTCATGGCTAACTCCTCATATTCaagatgttttttctccttttaaaaGTTCTTAACCATTTCTCACCACAACAAAGTGGCAGGAGCTGTTGAAATTGATGGCCTGTGCCTCTAATACCATGACCTGATGCCATTATAGTTAGTGACACGTTGCACCTTAATGGTCGAGCtctttatgtgcatgtgtgtaaaagtgtaggtgtgtgtgtatgtcagagAGGACTGCAGGcgaggggagggaggaagagacgCTAATTGAAATTCCTTCAGCCATGTCTGGCAGAGCCCTGGTGTCTgagtggcacacacacacatgcacacacatatagtCACACTGGCCCTGGCCCTAATAAAAGTGGGCTTTGCCATATGGAGGCCATGTGCAAGACCGGCCTCTCTGTGCTCCAAAGTGTGTGTATGCTCTTAGCAGGAGGGGCTTGTACAGCACCACAGACCCACAGACAGATGCATACAAACCTATGACATGTgtatgaaggtgtgtgagtgaTAAAAACCCATTTATGAAGTTTACAttcccagacacacacattttgacatGCTGCGActgattcacacacatacagtaggcGTAATGCGGTGAGAGCCTGTTGAATAATCTTTAAGACAGCAGCTCGTGTTTTGGACGTCGCCCGTCTAATTCAGCGAACTGGTAGGGAAATTATGGGCAGGTAAACGTGGGAGTAATGTTCTGTTCTCCCTCAACAACTACTGTCAATGTGCCCTCAGGGCGATGCAGCTATTCTGAGCTGAAGCAGTCCAGGAGAACTTCCAGATGTGTTTAACTAGAAGATAAAGATGTGGAGTCCAGAATGATAACAGCTGATTTTCTGTTCTGGATCAGTCATAAATGATTCTGATTACTGTTACAAGTCTTTAAAAGTATTTACATTTGCTAAAGAACAGCTTGAGGATTGAGGTCTGCATACTATTTTTAAGTAATCTTCAGTCCTGTTATCTTGAATTGTAGTCTTACCTTCCTCAAAAACTGCAGTTAAGATACCTGCAGGAGTTTCTCAGTGCCCCACAGTGGATGACTAAGAGCTGAGTGAAAGAGAGTGACTGTGTAAATGTGAGGCTGAGTGGCGCTGACAAAAGACCATGTGTGCGCAGTGACCCTATTcagaataaataaaggttaaaatcATATTTCAGATGCACTACCAGAAAAAGGAGCAGGAATCGCATGCTTATTACTTTACATCTAAGCCAGTATAACCTCATACTTAGCATATGCCCGCCACTATTGGGTGCAGCACAATGAAAGCAAGCAGTAAGTGTACTTGTCATTCTCCCCAGGCGTTTGGTAATAGCTGTGTTTTAGATATTTCcctcaaagaagaagaactttCTCTGGGCAGTTTCTAATTGGTTCCAGTGGATCATCTCTCTTTTTTATCTTCCTGGCttactcattttgtttttcctctccctcccgcTGTCATGCTCTCCCTTTCCCAACTCTCTGTAGTCTGGCAAAATATGCCCGCCTGTGCACATGGTGCAAAGGGCTGAGAATCACACAGCTCTCTTATTTGTTCTTTTGCCCAGTCACCTGTCTTAATGTGCACAGCTGCACCACACACAACTGAAGTGTGGAAAAACAGGAATCTCTTACACAAGACGCAGTGGGAGAAAATGAGTGCATCCTTTGCCTTTGTGTTCTCTTTTTCAGATATAAAAATCCTGAAATGGAAGCAAACTTCACTTTGCATCCGTTTTTAGTGAAACTAAGATGTCAAAGAGGATATAAAATGACTCAATATCCAGTAAAAGCTTAGGCGATTCCCAAATTTCTTGCTATTTCCATGCTTAAATGCTGCTTcaattgtaaaaaaacaaacagtgaaatgcATTCAATAATGTAACAAAGTCGACTTACTGTATGGATCGTCCTCGCTTTTGGTGCCATTAACTTTTCCTTTCTTGTCGATGCGAAGGAAGAATTTCTGGAAGGAGAACAGTTTCCTCCTGCGCACATCTCCTTGCAGATGGTTGTAGCTGCTCCGCACGTGGCGCCCGATGACCGTTGCCGACGACGAAGACACGTTGGTCGCCCGTGGCAACCTCGCAGAGGATGCATGCAGCGGTGGGGGTGATGAGGAGGGTGGCGGGCTTGAGATGAAGATGTCAAGAGGAGTCCCTCCTGGCACATTGCGGTCCTTCTCAGAGTATGACGATGAAGACGAAGCGGAGAGTGGCGAGGACGTGGAGGGTCCgagcaggagaagcaggaggaggaaggtgagggagaggagaagtgAAGGAGGTCTGCAGCAGGGGCAGGAGGAGAACCAGGCGACCGGTGCACCTTGTGTCACTGTCCATCTACACATGGTAGTGGAGCTGGGAGAGCTGTGGAGGTGCTCAGGGGCTGGGGCATGCTGAGCGGGGTACAGAGAGAGGGAACGAGAGTGGGAGAAGTTCcccctgactgactgactacaCCTCCTCTGACCCCCAACCTCACTGGGACTGTAGGTGTTAAAACCTGCGGAGTGACTCGGGTGACGGCGGTAGCAGATGTAGCGTAATATTGATGGTGACGGTGGTGGCGAtgcagctgctggtggtggtgaaaCCTGCAGTGACTCTTCTGTCGTCCCCTGTGCTGTTTATTCCTCAGCAGCGCCGCAGGAATGCGTCAACATCCATAACTCAGATCACCTCACAACGGGAACAACTGGGGGGGGGGCTCGCCTCAAAGACCTCTCCCCACCTCCACCCTATCCTCCCAAGACAGCCGCTCTTTGCTTCTGGttgctctcaaacacacacactcaaatttTTTTAGTTTGGATGTACACCTAATCTAAAGATAAAAACGCACATTAAAATCTActactcatacacacacacgcatgtcCCAAACCATTTATCTGCTCCAGTCCAAGGAGGTGGATAACGGGCAGGCGGAGGAGGTCTGGATTAAAGATGCCAAACTGCTTAgtacaaaaagaataaataaaaacaagaagtcAAAAAAGTATTAATGCTGCTTCTCATAAAATGTCGTGAGAAATC
This portion of the Pagrus major chromosome 12, Pma_NU_1.0 genome encodes:
- the fgf10a gene encoding fibroblast growth factor 10a, which codes for MCRWTVTQGAPVAWFSSCPCCRPPSLLLSLTFLLLLLLLGPSTSSPLSASSSSSYSEKDRNVPGGTPLDIFISSPPPSSSPPPLHASSARLPRATNVSSSSATVIGRHVRSSYNHLQGDVRRRKLFSFQKFFLRIDKKGKVNGTKSEDDPYSILEIKSVDVGVVAIRGLSSNYYLAINKKGELYGARDFGPDCRLIERIEENKYNTYASAEWRNKKKHMFVGLNANGKPMRGKKTRRKNTATHFLPIVVQPR